One genomic region from Kamptonema formosum PCC 6407 encodes:
- a CDS encoding hybrid sensor histidine kinase/response regulator — MSVDMEKKDIVLIVDDNSNNLGVLYDLLDNASFEVWVAQDGESAIEKVGYALPDLILLDIMMPGIDGFETCNRLKANPLTADIPVIFMSAMSESIDKVKGLSLGAVDYITKPFQQEEVLARVKLHLKLYYLTKKIEKQNQELEQRVQERTAELSRTLHELKQAQIQLVQTEKMSSLGQLVAGVAHEINNPVSFIFGNLNHASEYIKGLIDHLQVYQQYYPHPVPEVSAHAEEIELDYLIEDLPNMINSMKVGAERISNISTSLRNFSRTDTSNKVAVNIHEGLDSTLLILRYRLKACGHRPAIEVIKEYGELPLLKCYGGQMNQVFMNLIANAIDVLEEEEELGNEAIKIKNPTIRISTEVTNNNSAIIRIADNGPGMSNVVQSQLFEAFFTTKPAGKGTGLGLSISYQIVVEKHGGKLACTSTLGQGTEFTVEIPIEQP; from the coding sequence ATGAGCGTAGATATGGAAAAAAAAGATATTGTCTTAATCGTCGATGACAACTCAAATAACTTAGGGGTACTTTATGATTTATTGGATAATGCGTCCTTTGAGGTTTGGGTAGCACAAGATGGAGAAAGCGCTATAGAAAAAGTGGGTTATGCTCTTCCAGATTTGATTTTACTGGATATAATGATGCCGGGAATAGATGGCTTTGAAACTTGCAATCGCCTGAAAGCAAATCCATTGACTGCTGACATACCCGTGATTTTTATGAGCGCGATGTCTGAGTCAATTGATAAGGTGAAAGGCCTGTCTTTAGGAGCGGTGGATTACATTACTAAGCCGTTTCAACAAGAAGAAGTTTTAGCGCGGGTTAAACTTCACCTAAAATTATACTACTTAACTAAGAAGATTGAAAAGCAAAATCAGGAATTAGAGCAGCGGGTACAAGAGCGAACTGCTGAATTAAGCCGGACTTTACACGAGTTAAAACAGGCTCAAATTCAATTAGTGCAGACTGAAAAAATGTCCAGCTTGGGTCAGTTGGTGGCTGGTGTTGCTCATGAAATTAACAATCCAGTTAGTTTTATTTTCGGTAATCTCAACCACGCTTCTGAATATATCAAAGGCTTGATTGACCATTTACAAGTTTATCAGCAATATTATCCCCATCCAGTGCCGGAAGTTTCCGCTCATGCTGAGGAGATTGAGCTAGATTACTTAATTGAAGACTTGCCAAATATGATTAATTCCATGAAAGTAGGAGCAGAGAGAATTAGTAATATTAGTACATCTCTGCGAAATTTCTCGCGCACAGATACGTCAAATAAGGTAGCAGTAAATATTCACGAAGGGCTAGATAGTACCTTGCTAATTTTACGTTACAGGCTTAAAGCTTGCGGACATCGCCCCGCTATTGAGGTAATTAAAGAATACGGGGAACTCCCCTTATTAAAATGTTATGGCGGGCAAATGAATCAAGTCTTTATGAATTTAATTGCGAATGCAATTGATGTTTTAGAAGAAGAGGAAGAGTTGGGAAATGAGGCGATCAAAATAAAAAACCCTACCATTAGAATTAGTACGGAAGTAACAAATAACAATTCTGCCATTATCCGCATTGCTGATAATGGGCCTGGGATGTCAAACGTAGTCCAATCGCAGCTCTTTGAAGCTTTCTTTACAACCAAACCAGCAGGTAAAGGTACAGGCTTGGGATTGAGCATTAGTTATCAAATCGTGGTAGAAAAACATGGAGGAAAACTGGCTTGCACTTCCACACTTGGTCAGGGTACGGAGTTCACTGTTGAAATTCCCATAGAGCAGCCATAG
- a CDS encoding two-component system response regulator — translation MNSEYNKKSIVLVVDDHASNLAVLSDYLEQVGFEVWVASDGESALQAVQYEAPDIILLDIMMPCLDGFETCRRLKANPRTKDIPLIFMSALSETVDKVKGLSLGAVDYITKPFQHEEVLVRLRLHLKMSILNKRMEEKNSLLSELTSQLEHRVEARTAELKSAMHELQNAYLELLAKEDKLRYDAFHDSLTGLPNRTWFINQLNRVIELANLDSDYLYAVLFIDLDRFKVVNDSLGHLVGDELLKIAAKRLQDCVPETDIVARLGGDEFIILLEAIGDMNEAISTADRILEQLRLPFIFDKYEIFTGASIGITFSTMGYDRAVDAIRDADVAMYQAKIKGKGCYEVLTKAIQTQAANRLQLENELRKAIELEEFCLYYQPIVSLSTGHLLGFEALVRWQRAFGELVSPAKFIPLAEEIGAINSLGWWIFQEACRQLRLWQQQFPQALGLTLNVNVSPVQLKQANLVERMQKIVEATGVSSSCLKLEITESCFLEASTCEATMLKQLKSQGIKLCIDDFGTGYSSLSRLHEFPIDTLKIDRSFVNRISAGKSDGIVETIVTLAHSFGMDVVAEGIETLEQLEKLCSLGCELGQGYLFSKPVDSQTATQLLLNNAKLLPSMLRPFLTA, via the coding sequence GTGAACAGTGAATATAATAAAAAAAGTATAGTTTTAGTGGTAGACGATCACGCCAGTAATTTAGCGGTACTCTCTGACTATTTAGAGCAGGTTGGATTTGAAGTCTGGGTAGCTTCAGACGGGGAAAGTGCTTTACAAGCAGTTCAATATGAGGCCCCAGATATCATCTTATTAGATATAATGATGCCATGTCTCGATGGATTTGAAACTTGTCGTAGGTTGAAAGCCAATCCTAGAACTAAGGACATCCCTCTAATTTTTATGAGCGCCCTTTCTGAGACAGTCGATAAAGTTAAAGGTTTGTCTTTAGGTGCTGTTGATTATATTACTAAACCCTTTCAACATGAAGAAGTATTAGTTAGGCTGAGACTGCACTTAAAAATGAGCATTTTGAACAAGAGAATGGAAGAAAAGAATTCGCTATTGAGCGAATTAACTTCTCAGTTAGAACATCGAGTCGAGGCCCGAACTGCTGAACTAAAAAGTGCTATGCACGAACTGCAAAACGCTTACTTAGAATTGTTAGCAAAGGAAGATAAGTTACGCTACGATGCTTTTCATGACTCCTTAACTGGTTTGCCTAACCGAACTTGGTTTATAAATCAGCTAAATCGGGTAATTGAGTTAGCAAATCTGGATTCTGATTATTTATATGCAGTGCTGTTTATCGACCTAGATCGGTTTAAAGTTGTTAATGACAGCTTAGGACACTTAGTCGGAGATGAATTGCTAAAAATCGCTGCTAAAAGGCTGCAAGATTGCGTGCCGGAAACAGATATAGTTGCTCGTTTAGGAGGGGATGAATTTATTATCTTACTGGAAGCAATTGGAGATATGAACGAAGCTATAAGCACAGCAGATCGAATTCTTGAACAACTGAGATTGCCATTCATTTTTGATAAATATGAAATATTTACAGGTGCTAGTATTGGTATTACCTTTAGTACAATGGGTTACGATCGCGCTGTGGACGCGATTAGAGATGCTGATGTAGCGATGTACCAGGCTAAAATTAAAGGTAAAGGCTGTTATGAAGTATTAACAAAAGCCATCCAGACTCAGGCAGCAAACCGCTTACAGCTTGAAAATGAGCTCAGGAAGGCAATAGAATTAGAAGAATTTTGCCTTTATTACCAACCCATTGTATCGCTGTCTACAGGTCATCTTTTAGGCTTTGAAGCATTGGTACGTTGGCAGCGCGCTTTTGGCGAATTAGTTTCGCCGGCAAAATTTATTCCCCTGGCTGAAGAAATTGGAGCAATCAATTCTTTGGGTTGGTGGATTTTTCAGGAAGCTTGTCGCCAACTCCGCTTGTGGCAACAGCAATTTCCTCAAGCTCTTGGTTTAACACTAAATGTCAATGTTTCGCCAGTTCAGCTAAAGCAAGCTAATCTAGTAGAGAGGATGCAGAAAATAGTCGAAGCTACTGGCGTTTCAAGTTCCTGCTTGAAATTAGAAATTACTGAAAGCTGCTTTTTAGAAGCATCTACCTGCGAAGCAACGATGCTGAAGCAGTTAAAAAGCCAAGGTATTAAGTTGTGTATTGATGACTTTGGAACTGGCTATTCTTCTTTAAGTCGTCTGCATGAGTTTCCCATTGATACCTTAAAGATTGACCGCTCTTTTGTCAACCGTATCAGCGCGGGGAAAAGTGATGGAATTGTGGAAACAATTGTTACCCTTGCTCACAGTTTTGGTATGGATGTAGTCGCAGAAGGAATAGAAACTTTAGAACAATTGGAAAAACTCTGTTCTCTTGGGTGCGAGTTGGGGCAAGGCTATCTATTTTCTAAGCCTGTAGACAGTCAAACTGCAACACAACTTCTGCTAAATAATGCTAAACTTTTACCTTCAATGTTGCGACCATTCTTAACTGCTTAA
- a CDS encoding hybrid sensor histidine kinase/response regulator, which produces MTQPDINLTNSKKKHLIPLRLILVGPFLIQIFAAVGLTGWLSFRNGQQAVNDLAAQLYEEITARIYQHLNTYLETPHLINQLTADAISLGKLNPQDFTSMERYFWQNIQRFPTVNYIYFGNLQGEFIGSERRLDGTLNIGIVKKSSNGDLNFNNYAVNSQGERTNILSTQLKYPIQNEVYYQLGVSAKQAIWTPLYLWIAPRPEVSTDALLPIYNQSGKSIGYLGVSLIVSEISKFLQSLKISKSGIAFILETSGEIVASSTNEKSFIKSRDSCSIKRLKAAESSEYLIRATMQHLLIEKRSNLTQIKTPTQLEIFKINGKRHFVQVTPLSDKRGLNFLIVVVVPEADFMERINANTKTSILLCLLALGSAALLGVLTSRWITGIILELSHASQKIASGELNQKIEIKKIAELDTLASSFNQMAQQLQASFTALETAKSELEARVEERTSELKDAKIAADTANRAKTEFIANMSHELRTPLNGILGYAQILQPLKTTDEKVKDGLRIIYQCGSHLLTLINDILDISKIEAQKMELHPTDFHFPSFLSGVVEICRLKAEQKGIVLAYQPQNSLPDSIRSDEKRLRQLLINLLSNAIKFTDEGRVDFKVEVIGTQECPQAELREKSSITNHQLPITKIRFQIEDTGIGINSEQLEKIFLPFEQVSEASRNHQGSGLGLAISQKIVELMGSTIKVKSQPGVGSTFLVELDLIQLPESVPPSVEPNHKNITGIYRKKPKILIVDDKWENRSVLANLLSPIGFEIIEAVNGQEGLTKAQCQPDLIITDLVMPVLDGFEMIRRIRLIEELKNVVIIVTSASVFEADKYQSLQAGCNDFMPKPVEAKILLEKLQQHLQIEWTYEEDTVAVNLSSSNSLIAPPQPEIDTLYDLAMKGHLQGIMKQAANIEQIDEKFAPFANKLRQLSKGFQEKAMKEFISQYRGEKP; this is translated from the coding sequence ATGACCCAGCCAGATATCAACCTTACTAACTCAAAAAAAAAACATTTAATCCCACTCCGCCTCATCTTAGTCGGGCCATTTCTCATACAAATTTTTGCCGCAGTGGGATTAACAGGATGGCTATCATTCCGCAACGGTCAACAAGCCGTTAATGACTTAGCTGCACAATTGTACGAAGAAATCACAGCCCGCATTTACCAACACCTCAATACTTATCTAGAAACCCCTCATTTGATCAATCAACTCACTGCTGATGCTATCAGTCTGGGTAAATTAAATCCCCAAGACTTCACTAGCATGGAGCGCTATTTTTGGCAAAATATTCAGCGTTTTCCCACCGTTAATTATATTTACTTCGGTAACTTGCAGGGAGAATTTATCGGCAGCGAACGTCGGTTAGACGGAACCTTGAATATTGGGATCGTAAAAAAATCTAGTAACGGCGATCTTAACTTTAATAATTATGCAGTAAATAGTCAAGGAGAGCGCACAAATATATTGTCAACTCAACTAAAATACCCGATCCAAAACGAAGTTTATTATCAGTTGGGTGTGTCCGCAAAGCAAGCAATTTGGACTCCACTATATTTATGGATTGCACCCCGCCCCGAAGTCAGCACAGATGCCCTGCTTCCTATTTATAATCAATCAGGAAAATCAATAGGATATCTGGGAGTATCCCTAATAGTTTCAGAGATTAGTAAATTTCTTCAGAGTTTGAAAATTAGTAAATCAGGCATAGCTTTCATCTTAGAAACATCAGGAGAAATAGTTGCCTCCTCAACCAACGAAAAGAGTTTTATTAAAAGTAGAGATAGTTGCTCTATTAAAAGACTTAAAGCAGCAGAAAGCAGCGAGTATTTAATTCGCGCTACAATGCAGCACTTATTAATAGAAAAAAGGAGCAACCTTACCCAAATTAAGACACCCACCCAACTCGAAATTTTTAAAATTAACGGCAAGAGACATTTTGTACAAGTAACACCGCTCTCAGACAAGCGGGGTCTAAACTTCCTAATTGTCGTCGTTGTTCCCGAAGCAGACTTTATGGAGCGGATTAATGCTAATACTAAAACCAGCATTTTACTATGTCTTTTAGCATTAGGAAGCGCGGCATTACTAGGAGTTTTAACCTCGCGCTGGATTACAGGGATAATCTTAGAGTTATCCCATGCTAGCCAGAAAATAGCTAGCGGAGAATTAAACCAAAAAATTGAAATTAAAAAAATTGCTGAACTCGATACTCTAGCCAGCTCTTTTAACCAAATGGCCCAGCAATTACAAGCATCTTTTACTGCCTTAGAAACAGCCAAGAGCGAGTTAGAAGCCAGAGTTGAGGAGCGAACAAGCGAACTAAAAGATGCCAAAATAGCTGCCGACACCGCCAATCGCGCCAAAACCGAATTTATCGCAAACATGAGCCACGAACTCCGCACACCTCTCAACGGTATTTTAGGTTACGCTCAAATTTTACAACCCTTAAAAACCACAGATGAAAAAGTTAAAGACGGTCTCCGTATCATTTACCAGTGTGGCTCACACTTACTTACTTTGATTAACGATATTTTAGATATTTCCAAAATAGAAGCTCAGAAAATGGAACTTCATCCTACAGATTTTCATTTTCCTTCTTTCTTAAGTGGTGTAGTAGAAATATGTCGCCTTAAAGCAGAACAAAAGGGTATTGTACTTGCTTACCAACCTCAGAATTCCCTTCCAGATAGTATTCGATCTGACGAGAAGCGTCTACGGCAACTACTAATTAACTTACTCAGTAATGCCATCAAATTTACTGACGAAGGTAGGGTCGATTTTAAAGTAGAAGTTATAGGAACTCAGGAATGCCCTCAAGCGGAACTTAGGGAAAAATCATCAATTACCAATCATCAACTACCAATTACCAAAATTCGCTTTCAAATTGAAGACACAGGCATTGGTATTAACTCTGAGCAATTAGAAAAAATATTTTTACCCTTCGAGCAAGTGAGTGAAGCCTCTCGCAATCATCAAGGCAGCGGATTAGGGCTAGCAATCAGCCAGAAAATAGTCGAATTGATGGGCAGTACAATCAAAGTCAAAAGTCAGCCAGGAGTTGGGAGCACTTTTTTGGTAGAATTAGATCTAATTCAATTGCCCGAATCTGTTCCACCATCCGTAGAGCCCAACCACAAAAATATCACAGGTATTTACAGGAAAAAGCCCAAAATTTTAATAGTAGACGACAAGTGGGAAAATCGCTCGGTACTAGCTAACTTGCTCTCTCCCATCGGTTTTGAAATTATAGAGGCAGTCAATGGTCAAGAAGGTTTAACAAAAGCCCAGTGTCAACCGGATTTAATTATCACTGACTTAGTAATGCCCGTCCTAGACGGTTTTGAAATGATCCGGCGCATTCGCCTGATCGAGGAGCTAAAAAATGTAGTCATAATAGTTACATCTGCTAGCGTATTTGAAGCCGATAAGTACCAAAGTTTACAAGCAGGATGTAACGATTTTATGCCTAAGCCAGTAGAAGCAAAAATATTGCTAGAGAAGTTACAGCAGCATTTGCAAATAGAATGGACTTATGAAGAAGACACAGTAGCCGTTAACCTTTCCTCTTCTAATTCTCTGATCGCTCCCCCGCAGCCAGAGATTGACACCTTATACGATCTAGCAATGAAAGGCCACCTTCAAGGAATTATGAAGCAGGCAGCAAACATAGAACAGATAGATGAAAAATTTGCACCTTTTGCTAACAAGTTACGCCAATTATCTAAAGGTTTTCAGGAAAAAGCCATGAAAGAATTTATTAGCCAATATAGGGGAGAAAAACCGTGA